In Oryza glaberrima chromosome 8, OglaRS2, whole genome shotgun sequence, the following are encoded in one genomic region:
- the LOC127781218 gene encoding uncharacterized protein LOC127781218, which produces MEFARRATAPVDADDGCGVPHPSPRVQVTMDALRRELWEEGIRQEVIAAEIAEQRELEAKVQRDTGLLCDVPSRLSVSFQPVRGDTFPSPHGELWLGGPMAMPAGASMFRVPVKDRIEEWYRPPWDRTADEENASFNGAKMRRKVSSGVKRKRGADTFQMNNKKICVPRSCDGIQVNTQ; this is translated from the exons ATGGAGTTCGCTCGCCGAGCCACCGCCCcggtcgacgccgacgacggctgcGGCGTTCCCCACCCGTCCCCGCGCG TGCAGGTGACGATGGACGCGCTCCGCCGGGAGCTCTGGGAGGAGGGCATTCGTCAGGAGGTCATTGCTGCTGAAATTGCTGAGCAGAGAGAACTGGAGGCCAAGGTCCAGCGCGATACTGGATTGCTCTGTGATGTGCCCTCGCGATTGTCCGTCAGCTTCCAGCCGGTCCGCGGTGACACATTCCCTTCGCCTCATGGTGAGCTTTGGTTAGGAGGACCGATGGCAATGCCTGCAGGAGCATCCATGTTTAGAGTGCCTGTGAAAGATCGGATCGAGGAATGGTATCGACCTCCATGGGATAGGACAGCAGATGAAGAGAATGCATCTTTTAATGGG GCCAAGATGCGCAGAAAGGTGTCATCTGGAGTGAAGAGGAAAAGGGGTGCAGATACTTTCCAGAtgaacaacaaaaaaatatgtgtgccAAGGAGCTGTGATGGAATCCAAGTGAATACACAATGA
- the LOC127782151 gene encoding AUGMIN subunit 8-like encodes MDAVKTAGRKAAGTVDCALRQPLVPPEKNIAAPAGRRREVASRFKSGGTPAPQAAASSVRRCTSPSLSRASAAEGTASTNRAQSAERRRSSTPSSSSTPSGGGGGAASRPRTPVRVAAATEVHGISRRAASTKPPDGLWASARSVPPLLQKESMAMATSAKKRHKLADGSSSDQTKVQARNVTETERKRSPLRGRNIGNQCENARPSETPNKRVVEQHRWPAAMMGDRGSAVLTSRSNGVANTPIRSVTPSNPTRGLSPRRICPAEVKANGLNQPLNGLAKRLATHESRREDKTESGSDVSSQTSENSKAATRPSRTLSSPVLHRSSSPNKVLSAASPASTAFQSPLRTRPSAPCRSRCCSTSQSGVAPPVFNYIVDARKGKKSASQFENIHQLRLLYNRCLQWQFVYARSEDTLTFQKSSIESILYSVWKSIVQLRDSVTVRRIDVQLLQQELKLYYVLKEQIAYLQHWPELEGENGSTLIGAIEALQACTLRLPVTSGAQADAVAVKNSISSAVDVMQALSSSILYLLSKVEGRTSLVSELSDMARQEKVALGECRELLATAAKLQVQESSLRTHLMQLKEGVLR; translated from the exons ATGGATGCCGTGAAGACAGCGGGGAGGAAGGCCGCAGGTACCGTCGACTGCGCCTTGCGGCAGCCGCTGGTGCCACCGGAGAAGAACATTGCTGCTCCGGCAGGtcggaggagggaggtggccTCCAGGTTCAAGTCCGGCGGCACGCCGGCGCCACAAGCTGCTGCTTCCTCGGTGAGGCGATGCACGTCTCCAAGTCTGAGCAGGGCTTCAGCAGCTGAAGGCACAGCATCGACAAACAGAGCACAGTCAGCTGAGAGGAGGAGGTCTTCCACGCCTTCTTCCAGCTCGACGCcgtccggtggtggtggcggcgctgcgtcGAGGCCCAGGACGCCGGTGCGTGTTGCGGCAGCCACCGAGGTACATGGCATCTCTCGTCGTGCAGCCAGTACAAAGCCCCCTGATGGCTTGTGGGCATCAGCTCGTAGCGTGCCTCCATTGCTTCAGAAGGAGTCCATGGCAATGGCAACCTCTGCCAAGAAGAGACACAAGCTTGCTGATGGCTCATCTTCTGACCAGACCAAGGTGCAGGCAAGAAACGTGACCGAGACTGAGAGGAAAAGAAGTCCTCTCAGAGGGAGGAACATTGGCAACCAATGTGAGAATGCTCGGCCATCAGAGACTCCAAACAAGAGGGTCGTTGAGCAACACCGATGGCCGGCGGCAATGATGGGTGACCGTGGCTCTGCCGTCTTAACTTCGAGAAGCAATGGTGTTGCCAACACGCCTATCAGGTCAGTTACTCCATCAAACCCTACAAGGGGGCTTTCACCAAGGAGGATTTGTCCAGCTGAAGTCAAAGCCAATGGTCTGAATCAGCCATTGAACGGATTGGCAAAGAGATTGGCTACACATGAGAGCAGAAGAGAGGATAAGACAGAATCTGGTAGTGATGTTTCTTCACAGACATCAGAAAACTCTAAAGCTGCTACTCGCCCGAGCAGGACTCTGTCTTCACCTGTTCTACATCGCTCGTCGTCACCAAACAAGGTCTTGTCAGCTGCATCCCCTGCTTCTACAGCCTTTCAAAGTCCTTTGAGGACAAGGCCTTCGGCACCTTGCCGATCACGATGTTGTTCAACAAGTCAATCAGGCGTTGCACCTCCTGTGTTTAACTATATAGTTGATGCgaggaaagggaagaagagtGCAAGCCAGTTTGAGAATATTCACCAATTACGTCTGCTGTATAATAGATGCCTGCAGTGGCAGTTTGTATATGCTCGTTCAGAAGATACACTAACCTTCCAAAAGAGTAGCATAGAG AGTATTCTTTACAGTGTGTGGAAAAGTATCGTGCAGCTGCGGGATTCTGTTACAGTCAGAAGAATTGATGTTCAACTCCTGCAGCAAGAGCTCAAACTGTACTACGTTTTAAAAGAGCAG ATTGCTTATCTTCAACATTGGCCGGAACTAGAAGGAGAGAACGGTAGTACTTTGATTGGGGCTATTGAAGCTTTACAAGCATGCACACTTCGCCTTCCAGTTACATCAGGAGCACAG GCAGATGCTGTTGCAGTTAAGAATTCTATAAGCTCAGCGGTTGATGTTATGCAAGCTTTGAGTTCCTCAATTTTGTACCTCCTATCAAAG GTTGAAGGTAGGACGTCTTTGGTTTCTGAACTTTCAGACATGGCAAGGCAAGAAAAGGTTGCCCTTGGTGAGTGTAGAGAGCTCTTAGCTACGGCagcaaaactacag GTACAGGAGTCCAGCCTCCGTACTCATCTGATGCAACTGAAGGAAGGAGTTTTACGGTGA
- the LOC127782153 gene encoding protein STRICTOSIDINE SYNTHASE-LIKE 10-like, which yields MASFSTVFLLLSLVCLASPCAAQRVICEAPPCTALSQVKTTPTNRASHVRLPEGVTGAESLAFDSSNRGPFTGVSDGRVLKWGGDSAGWTTFAYSPNYRSSPTCAASSEETESTCGRPLGLAFHLKTGILYFADAYKGLMRVGPRGGQADVLATEADGVPFNYLNGVDVDQDTGDVYFTDSSTTITRRYQENIMRNRDATARLMKYDAKTKQVTVLKDRLPYANGVAVSHDGRYLVVAHTGPAQVFRYWLKGAKAGQYELFADLPGYPDNVRRDAKGGYWVGLNREKITFNVPAAAAAAASPAKHLVGVRLNGDGVEVEELTAASRAVTLSEVVERDRKLWLGSVDLDYVGLLQ from the exons ATGGCTAGTTTTTCGACGGTTTTCCTGCTCCTCAGCCTTGTCTGCCTAGCTTCGCCGTGCGCCGCGCAGCGCGTGATCTGCGAAGCCCCACCGTGCACCGCGTTGTCGCAGGTCAAGACAACCCCGACGAATCGCGCCTCCCACGTCCGCCTCCCCGAAGGCGTCACCGGCGCCGAGAGCCTCGCCTTCGACTCCAGCAACCGTGGCCCCTTCACCGGCGTCTCCGATGGCCGCGTCCTCAAGTGGGGCGGCGACTCCGCCGGCTGGACTACCTTCGCGTACAGCCCGAATTACCG GAGCAGCCCTACGTGCGCGGCGTCATCTGAGGAGACGGAGAGCACGTGTGGGCGTCCGCTGGGGCTCGCGTTCCACCTCAAGACGGGAATCCTCTACTTCGCCGACGCCTACAAGGGCCTGATGCGGGTTGGGCCGCGGGGTGGCCAGGCCGACGTGCTCGCCACGGAGGCCGACGGCGTCCCGTTCAATTACCTCAATGGCGTCGACGTCGACCAGGACACCGGCGACGTCTACTTCACCGACAGCAGCACCACCATAACACGCCG ATATCAAGAGAACATCATGAGGAACCGCGACGCGACGGCTCGGCTGATGAAGTACGACGCGAAGACGAAGCAGGTGACGGTGCTGAAGGACCGGTTGCCGTACGCCAACGGCGTGGCCGTCAGCCACGACGGGAGGTACCTCGTGGTGGCGCACACGGGGCCGGCACAGGTGTTCAGGTATTGGCTCAAGGGGGCCAAGGCCGGCCAGTACGAGCTCTTCGCCGACCTGCCCGGGTACCCCGACAACGTCCGGCGAGACGCCAAGGGGGGCTACTGGGTGGGGCTCAACCGGGAGAAGATTACGTTCaacgtgccggcggcggcggcggcggcggcttctccggCCAAGCACCTGGTCGGCGTCCGGCtcaacggcgacggcgtcgaggtggAGGAGCTGACGGCTGCTAGTAGGGCTGTGACGCTGAGCGAGGTTGTGGAGAGGGACCGCAAGTTGTGGCTCGGCTCCGTCGATCTCGACTACGTCGGCCTACTGCAGTAG